TCGGTGCGAGCTCGGTCGATGTCGAAGACCACGAGGTAGAGCCCCTGCGCGGAGCCCGGTGCCACAGGGGTGACCCCGCGGCCGAAGATGACCGAGCCCACGGACCCCGGTGGCGTCACCTGCACGATCCGGAACTCCGGGCCGGCTTCGTAGTCCGCGTCGAGCCGCCATCCCAGGCTCCTGTAGAAGCGCAGGGCACGATCGACATCAGCCACCGGGATGACGATGACCTCGAGGCTCATATTGATGGTCGGATCTTTTACGA
The DNA window shown above is from Streptomyces sp. NBC_01445 and carries:
- a CDS encoding VOC family protein gives rise to the protein MSTLQAHQDGATDVVKDPTINMSLEVIVIPVADVDRALRFYRSLGWRLDADYEAGPEFRIVQVTPPGSVGSVIFGRGVTPVAPGSAQGLYLVVFDIDRARTDLVGRGVDVSDVFHNVYDNGVQESVDGPDPERRSYASYASFSDPDGNGWLLQEVQVRLPGR